From the genome of Hymenobacter cellulosilyticus, one region includes:
- the mraZ gene encoding division/cell wall cluster transcriptional repressor MraZ, whose product MNLLSGEYECKLDPKGRLVLPAKVKANLPEASANQLVLVRGFEPCLVLYPRESWRVIHDKVMALDEFNEEYRQFQRNFFRGMTEVELDNIGRFMLPRTMLRYSGIEKEAIIVGLGNRCEIWEPEKYDEFLIKDQQSFSKLAQKFLSTDTPPASGPLAA is encoded by the coding sequence ATGAACCTTCTCTCTGGCGAATATGAGTGCAAGCTGGACCCGAAAGGGCGCTTGGTGCTGCCCGCCAAGGTAAAGGCCAATCTGCCCGAGGCCTCGGCCAACCAGCTGGTGCTGGTGCGCGGGTTTGAGCCCTGCCTGGTGCTGTACCCGCGCGAATCGTGGCGCGTGATTCACGACAAGGTCATGGCTCTGGATGAGTTTAACGAGGAGTACCGGCAGTTTCAGCGCAACTTCTTCCGCGGTATGACCGAAGTGGAGCTCGACAACATCGGGCGCTTTATGCTGCCCCGCACCATGCTGCGCTACTCCGGCATTGAGAAAGAAGCCATTATCGTGGGGCTGGGCAACCGCTGCGAAATCTGGGAGCCCGAGAAGTACGACGAGTTCCTCATCAAAGACCAGCAAAGCTTTTCCAAGCTGGCCCAGAAGTTTTTATCCACCGACACACCGCCCGCCAGCGGCCCCCTTGCCGCATGA
- a CDS encoding LytR/AlgR family response regulator transcription factor — translation MKISCLLLDDDPLVLDLLQAYVAMTDVLDVKASFTDPLDAHRYLMHNDVQVLFSDVTMPHLSGLDLVRSLQRPPLVVLMTSYPQYAMEGFNLDVIDFLLKPISLDRFLKAVNKIAGILRTSLVENDGNQDILSGWGSFFIRTDAQFVRLHYREVLYIEALKDFTKINTADGRTHLTLVNLKNIEEQLPPGLFVRTHRSYLVNTARIEAVSNLEVRVGGHALPLGQTYRERVTERIVNRSLIRRQQPQ, via the coding sequence ATGAAGATTAGCTGTCTGCTGCTCGACGATGATCCGCTGGTGCTGGATTTGCTGCAAGCCTACGTAGCCATGACCGATGTGCTGGACGTGAAAGCGTCCTTTACCGATCCGCTGGATGCACACCGCTATCTGATGCACAACGATGTGCAGGTACTGTTTTCGGACGTCACCATGCCGCACCTGAGCGGTCTGGACCTGGTGCGCTCCCTGCAACGCCCGCCCCTGGTAGTATTGATGACTTCCTACCCGCAATACGCCATGGAAGGCTTCAACCTGGACGTAATTGACTTTCTGCTCAAGCCCATTTCCCTCGACCGGTTTTTGAAGGCTGTAAATAAGATTGCCGGCATTCTACGCACGAGTCTGGTCGAAAACGATGGTAATCAGGATATTCTCTCGGGTTGGGGTTCGTTCTTTATTCGCACCGACGCTCAGTTCGTGCGTCTGCACTATCGGGAAGTGCTGTACATCGAAGCGCTGAAAGACTTCACCAAGATCAACACGGCCGATGGCCGCACCCACCTCACGCTGGTCAACCTCAAGAACATTGAAGAGCAGCTGCCGCCGGGTCTGTTTGTGCGTACCCACCGTTCCTACCTGGTTAATACGGCCCGTATTGAGGCCGTCAGCAACTTAGAAGTGCGCGTGGGCGGCCATGCCCTGCCCTTAGGCCAAACCTACCGTGAACGGGTGACCGAGCGTATCGTCAACCGCTCCCTTATCCGGCGACAACAGCCGCAGTAG
- a CDS encoding tetratricopeptide repeat protein — MGSFNRAAYHFRQALRLDQQVKNQSAVALDEVWLGSVLWSQGDTGQARLVYRKALQTFSRLGSRTGEAQVQTKLGRLYAQQKKWGQALASHSRALQGWLQHQDTVQAAAALNAMGSVYLQQKAYSRALFYLRKARRTAKASDSLRQSESLVSIGKIYQAMGNYENALPSFREASRLMPARALPAPHAQLYYLMAAAYDSLGQQPAAEQALQQALVLARRSGSLTLLSQQYRALAAVYRRMGHYPKALAALTRFSGLQDSVFAQERSAQVAELRMRYETEKKEREIELLTKDRQIREATMRRQALLRNALAAGAYFYSLSWGALPGAAAAGPNQPTAGAEKRGHQPPKRGVGAP, encoded by the coding sequence TTGGGCTCTTTTAACCGGGCCGCCTACCACTTCCGGCAAGCGTTGCGGCTCGATCAGCAGGTAAAGAATCAATCGGCTGTAGCGTTGGATGAGGTGTGGCTGGGCTCCGTTCTGTGGAGCCAGGGGGATACGGGGCAGGCCCGACTGGTTTACCGGAAGGCGCTGCAAACCTTTTCCCGGCTAGGCTCGCGCACCGGGGAGGCGCAGGTGCAGACCAAGCTGGGACGGCTGTATGCCCAGCAAAAGAAGTGGGGGCAGGCCTTGGCCAGCCATTCCCGCGCTTTGCAGGGTTGGTTGCAACACCAGGACACAGTTCAGGCGGCCGCTGCGCTGAACGCTATGGGAAGCGTGTATTTACAGCAGAAAGCCTACAGTCGGGCCTTATTTTATCTACGTAAGGCCCGGCGCACAGCAAAAGCTTCGGATAGCCTGCGGCAGAGTGAGAGTCTGGTCAGTATTGGTAAGATCTACCAGGCCATGGGCAACTACGAAAATGCCCTGCCCAGCTTCCGGGAAGCATCCCGCCTGATGCCAGCTAGGGCCCTGCCGGCACCACACGCGCAGCTGTACTATCTCATGGCCGCCGCCTACGATTCGCTGGGTCAACAGCCGGCTGCCGAACAAGCTTTACAGCAAGCCTTAGTCTTGGCCCGCCGTAGTGGTTCCCTGACTTTGCTAAGTCAGCAGTACCGGGCGCTGGCAGCCGTATACCGCCGTATGGGACACTACCCGAAGGCATTGGCCGCTCTTACCCGCTTCTCGGGGCTGCAAGACAGCGTCTTTGCTCAGGAACGTTCGGCCCAGGTGGCGGAGCTGCGGATGCGCTACGAAACCGAGAAGAAGGAGCGGGAAATTGAACTGCTGACCAAAGACCGGCAGATTCGGGAAGCAACTATGCGCCGGCAGGCCTTGTTGCGCAATGCGCTGGCCGCCGGGGCTTACTTTTACTCATTATCGTGGGGGGCTCTACCGGGGGCGGCGGCAGCAGGTCCGAATCAACCGACTGCTGGAGCGGAAAAACGCGGCCATCAACCACCAAAAAGAGGAGTTGGGGCGCCTTAA
- a CDS encoding heavy-metal-associated domain-containing protein: MKILKSFWLAAVLLLTAQVSFAQKAPAAAAKGKGPATEVFQIKTSAVCDMCKTRLEKALAYEKGVQQAQLDVPSKVLTVSYRPDKTSPAALRTAVQRTGYDADDQVAEIRAYDRLPDCCKKTNSVHQDAAH, translated from the coding sequence ATGAAAATTCTTAAGTCGTTTTGGCTGGCCGCCGTGCTGCTACTCACCGCCCAGGTTTCCTTTGCCCAAAAAGCTCCTGCCGCGGCTGCAAAAGGCAAAGGCCCCGCCACGGAGGTATTTCAAATTAAAACCTCGGCCGTATGTGACATGTGCAAGACTCGTCTGGAAAAGGCCTTAGCCTACGAGAAAGGCGTGCAGCAAGCCCAGCTTGACGTGCCCAGCAAAGTGCTGACCGTTTCCTACCGTCCCGACAAAACCAGCCCCGCCGCGTTGCGCACCGCTGTGCAGCGCACTGGCTACGATGCCGATGACCAGGTGGCTGAAATCCGGGCCTATGACCGGCTCCCCGACTGCTGCAAGAAAACCAACAGCGTGCACCAGGATGCGGCCCACTAA
- a CDS encoding sensor histidine kinase, with translation MGRLNRTKDTLFSVISHDLRSPLSSLYSLLTLLNMGSLPPERLALHSARLTRGLNSTLQLLDNLLNWSAAQMKDDKIRPERLRLDVLAEEAVALLLADAERKSIFLQNQLPVPTLVRADLNMTRLILRNLLGNAIKFTPESGTVILTAALHGFYWSISVHDTGIGIPVADQERIFGKDGPFTTLGTAREKGTGLGLQLCKDFVERNGGQLSFTSAPGQGTTFTFTLPVAASEAAEMAPLPATAAVVAG, from the coding sequence TTGGGGCGCCTTAACCGGACCAAGGATACCTTGTTTTCCGTCATTTCCCACGACCTGCGTAGTCCGCTCAGTTCCCTGTATTCGTTGCTGACGTTGCTGAATATGGGCTCCTTGCCGCCCGAGCGGCTGGCGTTGCACTCGGCCCGGCTTACCCGGGGGCTCAACAGCACCCTGCAGCTGCTCGACAACCTGCTGAACTGGTCGGCGGCCCAAATGAAGGATGATAAGATCCGGCCGGAACGGCTGCGGCTCGATGTGCTGGCCGAAGAGGCGGTAGCCCTGCTACTAGCCGATGCTGAGCGCAAAAGCATCTTTCTGCAAAACCAGCTGCCGGTACCCACTCTGGTGCGTGCCGACTTGAACATGACCCGGCTAATTTTGCGCAACCTGCTTGGCAATGCCATCAAGTTTACGCCGGAAAGCGGGACAGTAATCCTGACGGCAGCGCTGCACGGCTTTTACTGGAGCATTAGCGTGCACGATACGGGAATTGGTATTCCTGTGGCCGACCAAGAACGGATATTCGGTAAGGACGGGCCTTTTACTACCCTGGGGACGGCCCGGGAAAAGGGTACGGGGCTGGGGCTGCAGCTTTGCAAGGATTTTGTGGAGCGCAATGGCGGACAGCTGAGCTTTACCAGCGCGCCGGGGCAGGGCACCACCTTCACTTTTACGCTGCCAGTCGCAGCCTCGGAAGCAGCCGAAATGGCGCCTCTGCCAGCTACTGCGGCTGTTGTCGCCGGATAA
- a CDS encoding TonB-dependent receptor plug domain-containing protein, which produces MRVALRRSVELGEVKIEERAPAYSSLTPTNTQVITSRDLTKSACCNLAESFETNAAVEVSTTDAVSGAKQIQLLGLDGAYSLLTVDNLPALRGLSTPYRLSYLSGTWIEGIDIIKGMGSVVNGYESISGQVNVRLKEPDKAERLLFNAYGNDLGKFDLNLNLATPLSKKLSTALLLHSDHLGRRVDRNKDGFLDLPLATQYNVFNKWKYKSGNGIVSELGLGALRETREGGQIGFRTDKPGSFYGTTLSTDRYTGFSKTSYTWPGRPYQSLGLLLSGTSHAFDSSYGIRTYDGTQRTGLATLLFQSVLGTTAHTYRLGLSYLHDNYAEVYKDGYLYPIETPAQRYQREHRSRNERVPGAFAEYTYQNAKNLTLVGGLRLDRHNLYGWVLTPRLNVKVDATANTVLRLAAGTGFRTANPIAENSGMLVSSREFIISNNLRPERAWNVGGSFTQYFTVAGHPATFITDYYHTEFQNQIVADAYSFPNLLQIGNLEPGGRSFSRSLQTEVQLEPVKGLQTKLAYKYLDVRTTYAGELLPKALTPRHRLFANVGYATAFDKWRADLTAQWFGQRPLAHNPGSMAHEHGSGATTLNYAPRYALLNTQVTRAFKRWEVYVGVENLTNYRQLDPIVGANMPFGPSFDAAMIWGPTYGRLTYAGLRFKIE; this is translated from the coding sequence GTGCGGGTGGCCCTGCGGCGTTCGGTAGAGCTGGGCGAAGTCAAGATTGAGGAAAGGGCTCCCGCCTATTCCTCCCTTACCCCTACCAACACCCAGGTTATTACCAGCCGCGACCTGACCAAGTCGGCCTGCTGCAACCTGGCCGAGAGCTTCGAAACCAACGCGGCGGTAGAAGTATCGACTACTGATGCCGTATCGGGAGCCAAGCAGATTCAGCTGCTGGGCCTCGACGGCGCTTATTCTTTGCTTACGGTCGACAACCTGCCGGCCCTGCGCGGCCTTTCCACGCCCTACCGCCTCAGCTACCTGTCGGGCACCTGGATTGAGGGCATCGACATTATTAAGGGCATGGGCTCAGTGGTGAATGGCTACGAGAGTATTTCGGGCCAGGTAAACGTGCGCCTGAAAGAGCCCGACAAAGCGGAGCGGCTGCTGTTCAACGCCTATGGCAACGACCTGGGCAAATTTGACCTCAACCTGAACCTGGCTACTCCGCTAAGCAAAAAGCTGAGCACGGCCCTGCTACTGCACTCCGACCACCTCGGCCGCCGCGTCGACCGGAACAAGGACGGCTTTCTGGATTTGCCCCTGGCCACGCAGTACAACGTATTTAATAAGTGGAAGTACAAGTCGGGCAACGGCATTGTGAGTGAGCTGGGCCTGGGCGCCCTGCGCGAAACCCGGGAAGGCGGACAGATCGGTTTCCGGACCGACAAGCCTGGCTCTTTCTACGGCACTACGCTCAGCACTGACCGTTACACTGGCTTTTCCAAGACCTCGTACACTTGGCCCGGCCGCCCCTACCAGAGCTTGGGTTTGCTGCTTAGCGGCACCAGTCACGCCTTCGATTCCAGCTACGGCATCCGCACCTACGACGGCACTCAGCGCACGGGCCTGGCCACGCTGCTGTTTCAGAGCGTGTTGGGCACCACAGCCCACACCTACCGCTTGGGGCTGAGCTACTTGCACGACAACTACGCGGAGGTTTATAAGGATGGCTACCTCTACCCTATTGAAACGCCGGCCCAGCGGTACCAACGCGAGCATCGCAGCCGCAATGAGCGGGTGCCCGGTGCTTTTGCCGAGTATACCTACCAGAATGCCAAGAACCTGACCTTGGTTGGCGGCCTGCGCCTGGACCGCCACAACCTCTACGGCTGGGTGCTTACGCCCCGGCTCAACGTGAAGGTAGATGCCACGGCGAATACGGTGCTGCGCCTGGCGGCCGGCACCGGCTTCCGCACGGCCAACCCCATTGCCGAAAACTCGGGCATGCTGGTCAGCTCCCGCGAGTTTATTATTTCCAACAACCTGCGCCCGGAGCGGGCCTGGAACGTGGGCGGCAGCTTCACCCAATACTTTACCGTAGCCGGCCACCCGGCTACGTTTATCACTGATTACTACCACACCGAATTCCAGAATCAGATAGTGGCGGATGCGTACTCCTTCCCCAACCTGCTGCAAATCGGGAATCTGGAGCCCGGAGGCCGCTCCTTTTCCCGCAGCCTGCAGACCGAGGTGCAGCTCGAGCCCGTGAAAGGCCTGCAAACCAAGCTGGCGTATAAGTATCTGGATGTGCGCACCACCTACGCTGGCGAGCTGCTGCCCAAGGCATTGACGCCCCGCCACCGGCTGTTTGCCAACGTGGGCTACGCTACGGCCTTCGACAAGTGGCGCGCCGACCTGACGGCGCAGTGGTTTGGGCAGCGGCCCCTGGCCCATAACCCCGGCAGCATGGCCCATGAGCACGGCTCAGGGGCTACCACGCTCAATTATGCCCCGCGCTATGCCTTGCTTAATACCCAGGTAACGCGGGCCTTTAAGCGCTGGGAAGTGTATGTGGGGGTAGAAAACCTGACCAACTACCGGCAGCTCGACCCGATTGTGGGCGCCAATATGCCGTTTGGCCCCTCGTTCGACGCCGCTATGATCTGGGGACCTACGTACGGACGGCTGACTTACGCCGGCCTGCGCTTTAAAATTGAGTAG
- a CDS encoding FtsL-like putative cell division protein, which yields MAKAPKREKAAPRSTWSVFTLLDRLTSVDSIFREGLPVQYLPHVLFVMFLILIYIGNTHWGYRMNRSIQKLKLETEDLRADYTTLKSDYMEASKQSEVARKVAAYGLVESSSPPFRITVPAGRLDEAELDALPVLTADSLAAMSAADSLALTDSLGTGAQSTAASSAHKKSTNPSRQSHERKR from the coding sequence GTGGCCAAGGCCCCCAAACGCGAAAAAGCCGCGCCCCGTAGCACTTGGAGCGTATTTACGTTGCTCGACCGGCTCACCAGCGTCGACAGTATCTTCCGCGAAGGGCTGCCGGTGCAGTACCTGCCGCACGTGCTGTTCGTGATGTTTCTAATTCTGATTTACATCGGCAACACCCACTGGGGCTACCGCATGAACCGCAGCATTCAGAAACTCAAGCTCGAAACCGAAGACCTGCGCGCCGACTACACCACCCTGAAGTCGGACTACATGGAAGCCAGCAAGCAGAGTGAAGTGGCCCGCAAGGTGGCCGCCTACGGGCTGGTGGAAAGCTCTTCGCCACCGTTCCGCATTACCGTGCCCGCCGGCCGCCTCGACGAAGCCGAGCTGGACGCTCTGCCTGTACTTACGGCCGACTCCCTGGCAGCCATGTCGGCGGCCGACTCACTGGCCCTGACTGATTCGCTCGGTACCGGAGCCCAGTCGACTGCTGCTTCCTCCGCGCATAAGAAATCCACCAACCCTTCCCGCCAGAGCCATGAAAGGAAGCGTTAA